The Halomonas sp. THAF5a genome segment ATCCACCGCTACGACTCGCGCTCCCGCATCCCCTCGCCGCTGTCGATCGTGGTCATGCTGGAGGGCCATGCCGAGGTCAGCCTCGCGCACCGCAGCCTGACGCTGACCCCCGGCATGGCGCTGAGCCTGCGCCTCGAGCCCCATCGGGGCCTCGCCGCTTCCCAGCCGGCGGGCCAGCGCCTGCGGGCCCTGACCCTCGGCCTCGACGAGACCTGCCTGACCCGGCTCGGGATGCGCCCGTCGGGCGCCTCCGCCTGCCCGCTCCGGGCCTGGCGGCTCCCCGAGCCGCTCCGCGAGGGGCTCGAACGGGCCCTCGCCGAGCCGCTCGCGGGCGAGGCCCAGCGACTGCTGCTCGAGGGGCTGAGCCTGCAGCTGGTGGCCTACGGCGCCCATGTCGAGGACCCCATGCCACTCCGTGCACCTCGCCGGGCCTCCCGGGAACACGAGCGCCTGGCGCGGGTCTGTGAGGCCCTGCAACAAGACCCCGCCGCCGAGCACTGCCTGGCCGACCTGGCCGAGATCGCCGCCATGAGCCCCGCGAGCCTGCGCCGCAAGTTCCAGGCCGCCTACGGGCGCACGGTGTTCGACTACCGGCGCGAGTGCCGGCTGGCGCTGGCCCACGACTATCTCGCACGGGGCTTCAGCGTCCAGCAGGCCGCCCACTTCTCCGGCTACCGCCACGCCAGCAACTTCGCCACCGCCTTTCGTCGTCGGTTCGGCTACCCACCGAGTTCCCTGCCCACGGCGACCTGATCACCTCGGATAGCAGGGTGAGCATTCGGCATACCCGGCCGAGCGCACAAAAAGGAATACTTCTCATTTCCTGAAGTCACACGCTCTCAGCAAGGATTTCCGCATGCCGACTCCCCGTCCGCTGTCGCTGGCGGTGTCGCTCGCCGCCGCGAGCATCGCCCTGGCGGCCCACGCCGAAGACGCCGAGCAACTCTCCACCCTGACCGTCACCGCCCAGGCCGCCACCAAGACCGAGACGCCGTTCAACGAGACGCCGCAATCGATCTCGGTGATCGAAAACGAGGAGTGGGAGGCCCGCGGCGCCGAGACCGTACAGCGCGCGGCCGACTACACCCCCGGCGTATTTACCAATCAGATCGGCGCCTCCAACCGCTACGACTATCTGGTGCTGCGCGGTTTCACCGACGGCAGCGTCAGCAACACCTTCCTCGATGGCCTCAAGGTCATGAGCGACGGCGGCTCCTTCAGCTCGCTGGTGGTCGACCCCTGGTTCCTGGAGCGCATCGAGGTGGTCAAGGGCCCGGCCTCGGTGCTCTATGGCCGCGCCTCCCCGGGCGGTCTGGTGGCCCAGACCAGCAAGCGCCCGAAGTTCGAGCACAGCGGCGAAGTGCGCCTCGGCATCGGCAACAATGCCCAGCGCAGCGCCGCCTTCGACCTCACCGGCCCGCTGGACGACGCGCGCCGCGTCGCCTTCCGGCTGACCGGCCTGGCGCGTGCCGCCGACACCCAGTTCGGCCCGGTGGAGGAGGAACGCTACGCCTTCTCTCCTCAGCTGACCTGGGACATGACCGACGCCACCAGTCTCACTCTGCACGCCTACCTGCACAAGGACCCCGAGGGCGGTTACCACTCGGGCCTGCCCTTCGAGGGCACGGTCGAAGCTCGCAACGGTCGCAAGATCGACAACACCTTCTTTGAGGGCGAAGAGGACTACGACACCTTTAATCGAGAGCAGCGGATGGTCGGCTATGAACTGGAACATCGCTTCAATGATTCCATCACTGGCCGCCAGAAGGTCCGCTATACGGAGACCGACCTCGAGCTGGAACAGGTATACGCCTACGGCTGGGCCAACGACACCGAGCTACTGCGTA includes the following:
- a CDS encoding helix-turn-helix transcriptional regulator; the encoded protein is MTGTVREFSPRPGMQLVTSDVEVIHRYDSRSRIPSPLSIVVMLEGHAEVSLAHRSLTLTPGMALSLRLEPHRGLAASQPAGQRLRALTLGLDETCLTRLGMRPSGASACPLRAWRLPEPLREGLERALAEPLAGEAQRLLLEGLSLQLVAYGAHVEDPMPLRAPRRASREHERLARVCEALQQDPAAEHCLADLAEIAAMSPASLRRKFQAAYGRTVFDYRRECRLALAHDYLARGFSVQQAAHFSGYRHASNFATAFRRRFGYPPSSLPTAT